The Paraburkholderia agricolaris genome includes the window TGTCCCGTTCTTCCATCGAGTCCCCCGGCGGGACTTCTTCCAGGGCGCATTCAAAATGAACGATTCTGTCTCGCCGATGACGGCCGAACGGCAGGCATCGCCACCGCGCAAGAGCCGCATGCGGCGCATCGCGCAACTCCTGCTGCAAGGCGAGCGGCCCTATGCACTGTACGGCGCGTTCGCCATCCTGCTGGTGGTGTTCAGCTTCGCTTCACCCTGGTTTCTCTCGATCGATAACTTCCTGAATATCGGCCGGCAAACCGCGCTCGTGTCGATCATCGCTGTCGGCATGACCTTTGTGATCATCGCGCGGCAAATCGATCTCTCGGTAGGCTCGACACTGGCGCTGTCGGGTATGTCCGCGGCGCTTGCCATGGCGTATGTCGGCGACAACTGGATCGTCGGCGCGATTGCGGGTATTGGCACCGGCGCGATTGTCGGCGCGATCAACGGGGTCGTGAGCACGCGGCTGAACATCCCCTCCTTTCTCGTGACGCTCGGCACCTTGAGCGCCGCACGCGGACTCGCCTTGATGGTGACGACCACGCGGCCCGAGATCATCACCAACGACTCGTTCATCGCGATCTTCGGCGAGGGCGACATTGCCGGTGTGCCGGTGCCGATCATCTGGACCGTGCTGACCGTGATCGCCGGCATCCTGCTGCTGCATTACAGCGTGTTCGGCCGGCAGATCTATGCAGCCGGCGGCAATCCGACGGCGGCGCTCTACTCCGGCATCAACACGCGACGCGTGACCACCCTCGCCTTCATTCTCACCGGCATGCTGGCCGGACTCGCCGCGCTCGTGCTGTCGGCACGCTCGCATGCGGCACGGCCCGACGTCGTGCAAGGCATGGAGCTCGACGTGATCGCTTCGGTGACGCTCGGCGGCTGCAGTCTGTTCGGGGGCCGCGGCTTCGTGCTCGGCACGCTGCTCGGCAGTCTCATCATCGGCACGCTCAATAACGGGCTGGTGCTGCTCGGTGTCAGTTCATCGCTGCAACTGGTGATCAAGGGGGCCATCATCGTCGCGGCGGTGGCCTTCACCAGAAAATGAGCGGGACATGAGCGCGAAGCGATCCAGAAAATGACGAGGGCACGTCGATCGCGCGTGAGTTCGCGTGCCCGCGCTGTTCGTGAATGGCAGGAGACGTAACACCAACATGAAGACCAACGGAGAAGAAACATGAAACATCGTCGTGGCTCAGGATACGTTCTACCCACTCTCATGGCGGCCGCCGCAGCCGCCCTCATGGCACTGGCAACGCCGGGCGCCTACGCGCAATGCGTGACGAGTCTGCCGGTCGGATCGATCGGTCCGAAGACGATTGTCGGGCAAGGGCCGAACGGCGAAAAAGCGGCCTCGGTGGATGCCGTCAAGCTGAGCGACGCCGACATCGCCAAAATCAAGGCCGGCAAATTCAAGGTCGGTATTTCGATGCAGACCATGAATCTCGACTGGTCGCAACTGCAGGTGCAAGGCATCACGGATACGCTCAAGAAGTACGGCGTGGAAGTGATCGGCACGGCGTCGGCGGAATACCAGGTCGACAAGCAGATCGCGGATATCGAAAACACCATTCAACGCCATCCGGACGGCATCATCTCCATCCCGGTCGACGGAACGGCGACGGCCGCCACCTACAAGAAAGTGTCCGAAGCCGGCATCAAGCTCGTGTTCATGGACAACGTGCCGACCGGCCTGAAGCATCCCGAGCAATACGCGTCGATGATTTCCGCCGACAGCGAAGGCAACGGCCAGATCGCGGCGAAGGTGCTCGCCTCGTGTGTGCCGCAAGGCGGCACCATCGGGCTCGTGAATTTCGGCGTGGACTACTTCAGCACGACGGAGCGCACCAAGGCCGTCAACGACTGGTTCAAGAAAAATCGTCCCGACATCAAGATCAAACAGGTCGCGTTTACGGATCCGTCCAAGGTGGGGCAGATCGCGGGCGATTTCCTGACCGGCAATCCGGACGTCAAGGGTCTGTTCGCCGTCTGGGATCAACCGGCGCTCGACACGCTGACGTCGATGCGGGCACAAGGGGTGAATATTCCCGTCACGACAGTCGACCTCGGTCTGCAATCCGCAATCGAGATCGCCAAGGGCGGACCGCTGAAGGCAACCGGCTCGCAACGTCCGTACGATCAGGGCGTGGCCGAGGCCATGGCGATGATGAAGGCGCTGATCGGCCAGACGCCGCCGGCCTGGATCGGCGTGCAGTCTCTGCCGGTGGTTCAGTCGAATGTGCTCGAATCGTACAAGACGGTGTTCAAGAAAGACCCGCCGCCCCAGCTTGCGGACGCATGCAAGAAAGCCAGGCCGGCTTGCGGTTGACGCTTGCCGCGTGACACCTTGCCCGGGCGGAGCAAGGTAGTATTATGGTTTGGCGTCCGGCGTACGGCCCATCATGGCTGATACATCAGGCGCCCAACGCAGCAGCCATGCCATAGGGCAACGGGCGCGTGCATCGACTGTTATGCTCGCGGCCCGTGCTGTCATTCCATCCGCCATCCATGAGTTCTGCAAGCCGCCGTATTGCGCATCTGGACATGGACGCGTTCTACGCGTCCGTCGAACTCCTGCGCTATCCCGAACTGCGCGGCAAGGCGGTGGTGATCGGCGGCGGGCGCAACGGCACGCCGCAAACGCTTGAAGACGGCAGCCGCAGCTTTGCGAAGCTGCGCGATTACGCGGGCCGCGGCGTGGTGACCACCTCCACTTACGAAGCCCGTGCGCTCGGCGTGTTCTCCGCGATGGGCATGATGAAAGCCGCCGTGCTCGCGCCCGACGCGGTTCTGCTGCCCACCGATTTCGAGTCGTATCGCCACTACTCGCGCCTGTTCAAGGCGGCGGTTGCAAATTTCACGGACCGGATCGAAGACCGCGGCATCGACGAAATCTACATCGACCTCACCGAGCTGCCCGGCGAGCCGCACGAGATCGCCGCGCGCATCAAGCAGGCCGTCAATCAGGCAACCGGCCTCACCTGCTCCATCTGCGTCGCGCCGAACAAGCTGCTGGCGAAAATCGGCTCCGAACTCGACAAACCCAACGGCCTCACGATTCTGACGCCGGCGGACGTGCCGTTGCGGGTATGGCCGTTGCCGGTGCGCAAGGTCAACGGGATCGGACCGAAGGCCGCGGAAAAGCTCACCGCGCTCGGTCTCGCCACGGTCGGCGATCTGGCGGCGGCAGACGCGGGCCTGTTGCAGGATCATTTCGGGCGCAGCTACTCGGCGTGGCTCATGCAAGTCGCGCAAGGCTACGACGAGCGGCCGGTCGTGGTCGAATCGGAACCGAAGTCGATGAGCCGCGAGACGACCTTCGAGCGCGATCTGCATCCGCGCCACGATCGGCCGGCCCTGTCCAGTTCGTTTACCGGCTTATGCGTGCGGGTGGCGGAAGACCTGGTGAGGAAGGGCTATGTGGGCCGCACGGTGGGCATCAAGCTGCGCTACGACGATTTCCGCACGGTCACGCGCGACCTGACGCTCGACGAACCGACTGCCGACGCCACCGAGATCCGGCGCGCGGCAACCGAGTGTCTGCGACGGGTGGAATTGAACCGCAAGCTGCGGCTGCTGGGTGTGCGCGTCAGCGCGTTGACACCGGCCAATGCGCAAACGGTGAAGACGCGCGTACCGGTTCAGGCCGATTTGCCTTTCACCAACGACGATTAACCCGCGACGATTAACCTGCGGCTACCGCCGCGACACCGGCATTCGCGCGTGCCGCCGGCGCGCTGGTTTCCACACTCGAGGCCGCAATCGAAAACGTGAACGTATTGATCCCGTTCGCGCTTTCCGCCGACACCGCGCCGCGATGCATCTCCGCAATCGCCTTCACGATCGCGAGACCCAGCCCGTGGTTTTCGCGGCTATTGGTGCGGGACACTTCCGCGCGATAGAAACGGTCGAACAGGTGTTCGAGCACGCCCGGCTCGATGGGCTCGCCGGGGTTCGCCACCGCCACGCGCACCTGATCCGGCGTGTTCGAAATCGTCACCGTGATCGCCGCGCCAGGCGCGCAGTGCTGGATCGCGTTCATCAGCAGATTCGTGCACGCGCGCCCAAAGAGCGAGCGGTTCACGCGCGCCACCGCATCGCCGCGCAACTGCGCGTGCACGCGGGCTTCTTCAAACGGGATCTCCAGAAACTCCAGCGTGTGCGCGACTTCCGCGGCCAGCGACACTTCGACGAGGCCCGTCGCGCGCTCGCCCTGGTCGGCACGGGCGAGGAACAGCATGTCGTTGATGATCGCGCGCATGCGTTCGAACTCTTCGAGATTCGATTGCAGCGTATGACGCAAATCGTCGACCGAGCGGTTGCGCGTCAATGCCACTTCGGTCTGTCCGATCAGAATCGTCACCGGCGTACGCAGTTCGTGAGCGACGTCCGCATTGAACGATTCGAGGCGGCCATAAGCGCCGTCCAGACGTTCGAGTGCGCCGTTGAAGGAGTTGGCCAGATCGTTCAGTTCGAGCGGCAGCGAAGCGGTATTCAGACGTTGCGAGCGGTTGTTCGGGCTCACTGCGGACGCATCTCGCGTCAAGCGCGTCAACGGCGCGAGACCCAGCCGGGTGACCGAGTAACTCAGCAGCAGCACGGCGAGACTGCCCAACGCGGACAGCGCGGCGAGCGCCGAGCCGAACACGCGCATGGTGCGGAAGTTGGGCGAACAACTGGCGGCGACCTGCAATTGCACCGCTGGGCGCGCACCATTAGCCGCTATCGGCACGGTAATGGTCAGCATGTCCGCGCCGCCGCCGGCTGGTGCAATAGTCGCGTATCCGCCCGCCCAGCTCGATACCACGGGGCCCTCGACCAGCTTGCCGTAGTGGAAATACGGATCGGCACTCGACACCGCATAGATGGTGCTGCCGTCGCGCGGTGTCATGTCGGTGAGTTTTTCACGCGCCATGCGCCACTTTTCCGGCGTCACCGCATGAGAGACGATGATGCGCGCGATCTCCGTGCGATCGTCGAGCGACTCGCGCAGGTGATGCTGAAGTTGCGTGCGCAACACCACAAAGAGCCCGGTGCCCACCAGCGTGAACACGAGCAGCGCCACCAGCGCGAACATCAGCGCAAGGCGGCGGGCAATAGAACGGTTCATGTTTGCTCTGCCTCTTCACGTACTTCGAGCACGTAGCCCATGCCGCGCACGGTGTGCAGCAGCTTCGAGGAAAACGGGCCGTCGAGTTTGGCGCGCAGCCGCTTGATCGCGGTTTCGACCACGTTCGTATGGCTGTCGAAGTTGACGTCCCACACGAGTTCGGTAATCGCGGTCTTCGAGAGAATGTCGCCCTGGCGGCGCGCCAGCACGCTGAGCAACTGGAATTCCTTGGCGGTCAGATCGAGACGCACGCCGTCGCGGGTAGCGCGGCGGCCGATCAGATCGACGAACAGATCGCCCACGGAAATCAGTGTGGATTCCTGCGAGCGCGTGCGGCGCGCCAATGCATGCAGCCGCTCGACCAGTTCGAGAAAGGAAAAGGGTTTGGTGAGGTAGTCGTCCGCGCCTTCGCGCAAACCCCGCACGCGGTCGTTCACATGGTCGCGGGCCGTCAGCATGATGACCGGGGTCGACTTGCGCATGCGCAGCGCCTTGAGCACGCTGAAACCGTCGCGTTTGGGCAGCATCACGTCGAGGACGATTACGTCGTAATCGAATTCGGTGGCCAGATGCATGCCTTCCTCGCCGTCGAGCGCGACGTCGACGACCCAGCCCTGCTCTGTCAAACCGGAGCGCAGGTAGTCCACCACCTTATGCTCGTCTTCAACGATCAGCAATTTCATGCGCGTCCCCTTGTACCTGCATTATACGAAACGCCTCGTTTTCCGTTTTCCGCCTTCCTGTCTGGCCGTGTCATTCGTCGGGAGGCTCACTTCGCGGGAGCCATCGCCTCCTTCGTGTTCGTCGCGTTCGCTGCGTTCGCTGCGTTGGTTGCTTCGCCGGGCTGCTGCGTGCCCGACATGTCCGTGCCAGCACCATCCCAGCCGCCGCCGAGCGCCTTCACCAGCGACACCGACAGCGTCATCTGCTGACCATGAATCTGCACGTCCTGACGCTCGCTGGTGAGAAGCGACTGCTGCGCGGTGATGACGTCGAGATAGGCGACGAGGCCGCCCGAATAACGGTCGTTGGCGAGCGCCAGCAGATGCTGCGCATCGGTCACCGCCTCGTGCGACTGCTTCGCCGCGCCGTCCAGCACCGACAGACCGGTGATGCCGTCCTGCACCTGCTGGAATGCGCTCAGCACGGTTTGCCGGTAGTTCGCCTCGGTCGCCTTGTAGCCTTCGCTCGCGTATTTCACGTTGGCTGCGCGGCGGCCGCCGTCGAACAGCACCTGGCCGACCGTCGCGCCGAGTGTCCACATCAGCGTCGGCGCGCTCAGCAGGCTGGCGAACTGCGTGCTTTCCCAGCCGATGCCCGGCATCAGCGTCAGGCTCGGGAAAAACGCCGCCTTGGCGACGCCGATCTGCGCATTCGCCGCCGCCATCGCGCGCTCGGCCGAGGCAATATCCGGGCGCCGCTGCAATACGTCGCTCGGCAAACCAAGCGGAATCGGCGGCACCTGCGTGGCGAGCACTCGAGACTCGATTGCGAACTGCGGCGCGGGTACGCCGACCA containing:
- a CDS encoding ABC transporter permease translates to MNDSVSPMTAERQASPPRKSRMRRIAQLLLQGERPYALYGAFAILLVVFSFASPWFLSIDNFLNIGRQTALVSIIAVGMTFVIIARQIDLSVGSTLALSGMSAALAMAYVGDNWIVGAIAGIGTGAIVGAINGVVSTRLNIPSFLVTLGTLSAARGLALMVTTTRPEIITNDSFIAIFGEGDIAGVPVPIIWTVLTVIAGILLLHYSVFGRQIYAAGGNPTAALYSGINTRRVTTLAFILTGMLAGLAALVLSARSHAARPDVVQGMELDVIASVTLGGCSLFGGRGFVLGTLLGSLIIGTLNNGLVLLGVSSSLQLVIKGAIIVAAVAFTRK
- a CDS encoding substrate-binding domain-containing protein translates to MKHRRGSGYVLPTLMAAAAAALMALATPGAYAQCVTSLPVGSIGPKTIVGQGPNGEKAASVDAVKLSDADIAKIKAGKFKVGISMQTMNLDWSQLQVQGITDTLKKYGVEVIGTASAEYQVDKQIADIENTIQRHPDGIISIPVDGTATAATYKKVSEAGIKLVFMDNVPTGLKHPEQYASMISADSEGNGQIAAKVLASCVPQGGTIGLVNFGVDYFSTTERTKAVNDWFKKNRPDIKIKQVAFTDPSKVGQIAGDFLTGNPDVKGLFAVWDQPALDTLTSMRAQGVNIPVTTVDLGLQSAIEIAKGGPLKATGSQRPYDQGVAEAMAMMKALIGQTPPAWIGVQSLPVVQSNVLESYKTVFKKDPPPQLADACKKARPACG
- the dinB gene encoding DNA polymerase IV, translated to MSSASRRIAHLDMDAFYASVELLRYPELRGKAVVIGGGRNGTPQTLEDGSRSFAKLRDYAGRGVVTTSTYEARALGVFSAMGMMKAAVLAPDAVLLPTDFESYRHYSRLFKAAVANFTDRIEDRGIDEIYIDLTELPGEPHEIAARIKQAVNQATGLTCSICVAPNKLLAKIGSELDKPNGLTILTPADVPLRVWPLPVRKVNGIGPKAAEKLTALGLATVGDLAAADAGLLQDHFGRSYSAWLMQVAQGYDERPVVVESEPKSMSRETTFERDLHPRHDRPALSSSFTGLCVRVAEDLVRKGYVGRTVGIKLRYDDFRTVTRDLTLDEPTADATEIRRAATECLRRVELNRKLRLLGVRVSALTPANAQTVKTRVPVQADLPFTNDD
- a CDS encoding heavy metal sensor histidine kinase encodes the protein MNRSIARRLALMFALVALLVFTLVGTGLFVVLRTQLQHHLRESLDDRTEIARIIVSHAVTPEKWRMAREKLTDMTPRDGSTIYAVSSADPYFHYGKLVEGPVVSSWAGGYATIAPAGGGADMLTITVPIAANGARPAVQLQVAASCSPNFRTMRVFGSALAALSALGSLAVLLLSYSVTRLGLAPLTRLTRDASAVSPNNRSQRLNTASLPLELNDLANSFNGALERLDGAYGRLESFNADVAHELRTPVTILIGQTEVALTRNRSVDDLRHTLQSNLEEFERMRAIINDMLFLARADQGERATGLVEVSLAAEVAHTLEFLEIPFEEARVHAQLRGDAVARVNRSLFGRACTNLLMNAIQHCAPGAAITVTISNTPDQVRVAVANPGEPIEPGVLEHLFDRFYRAEVSRTNSRENHGLGLAIVKAIAEMHRGAVSAESANGINTFTFSIAASSVETSAPAARANAGVAAVAAG
- a CDS encoding heavy metal response regulator transcription factor; this encodes MKLLIVEDEHKVVDYLRSGLTEQGWVVDVALDGEEGMHLATEFDYDVIVLDVMLPKRDGFSVLKALRMRKSTPVIMLTARDHVNDRVRGLREGADDYLTKPFSFLELVERLHALARRTRSQESTLISVGDLFVDLIGRRATRDGVRLDLTAKEFQLLSVLARRQGDILSKTAITELVWDVNFDSHTNVVETAIKRLRAKLDGPFSSKLLHTVRGMGYVLEVREEAEQT
- a CDS encoding efflux transporter outer membrane subunit — translated: MAAAASAALLAACTVGPDYQRPQAEVPPSWQTDSYWRVAAPSHAPITPDWWSTFGDPTLAALETQALAQNQTLAAASAHYEQAKATLANTRAQQIPEVDLSATGSRFRISQNRPLTNYATPTMSTVQNNVQLGPTINYDTDLFGRIRREVEGATASAQQSADDLANARLVLTTDLATDYFSLRELDAEIDVLNQSVKLQQKALDYVTAEHDLGSVSGLDVLQQKSLLDSTRVQAQLLLNQRAQEEHAIAALVGVPAPQFAIESRVLATQVPPIPLGLPSDVLQRRPDIASAERAMAAANAQIGVAKAAFFPSLTLMPGIGWESTQFASLLSAPTLMWTLGATVGQVLFDGGRRAANVKYASEGYKATEANYRQTVLSAFQQVQDGITGLSVLDGAAKQSHEAVTDAQHLLALANDRYSGGLVAYLDVITAQQSLLTSERQDVQIHGQQMTLSVSLVKALGGGWDGAGTDMSGTQQPGEATNAANAANATNTKEAMAPAK